DNA from Rhodoligotrophos defluvii:
CTCCCTGCTGTCTGGTCGGCGCCAACGACGGATGCGCGGCTCAAAAAGCGCATCGTACGCACGGTCATTCAGGAGGTGCTCGCCGATATCGACGACGAAGCCTCTGAGATCGTCCTGCTGATCCATTGGTTTGGTGGCGCTCATACCGAACTTCGCTTGCCGAAGCGGCGTCGTGGACAGCGCAACAGCACCTCCGCAGATATCATCGCGGCCATTCGCCAACTGGTGCTGATCGCCAGCGACGACCTGATTGCCGGCATTCTCAACCGCAACGGCCTGGTGACCGGGCATGGCAACCGCTGGACACGGGAGCGGGTGACGGCGCACAGGTCGCATCACAAGATCCCGATCTTCCGGCCGGCGCTGGACGGCAACGAACCATGGCTTAATCTGAACAAGGCCGCACGCCTCCTCGGCGTAACACCGAAGACGCTGAGGCTCGCCGCCGAGGCCGGCAAAATCGAAGGCGTTCATCCTTTGCCGGATGGACCGTGGCTCTTCAGCCGCTCAGAACTTGGAAAGCCGCAAGCTCAGCAGATCGTTCATCGCGCGCGGCAGAACCCAAAATACCCCGCAGGATCGCAGTCCGATCAACAAAGCCTATTTACTTCAGCAACATAGACAGATGGGTGTTATGAAACAGGATTGTAGTAGCGTCGCCATGCCTCGATAATGACCTTTGCCTCGGCGAGGCTATAGAAGATTTCTCCGTTGAGCAGTTCATCGCGCAGCTTCGAGTTGAAGCTCTCGCAGTAGTCATTCTCCCATGGGCTACCCGGCTCAATGAACGCGGTCTTTGCCCCTACCGCGGGGATCCACTCCCGCACCGCCTTGGCGATGAACTCCGGACCGTTATCGGAACGAACATGGCCGGGCACACCGCGCAGGATGAACAAGTCCGACAGGACGTCTATGACGTCGGTCGAGTTGAGCTTACGATCGATCCGGATCGCCAGGCATTCCCGGGTGAACTCGTCGATGATGTTGAGCATGCGGAACTTCCTGCCATTGTGGGTCCGGCCCTCGACGAAGTCGTAGGACCAGACATGGTTGGGATGCTCCGGCCGAAGCCGGACGCACGATCCGTCGTTCAGCCAGAGACGTCCTCTCTTCGGTTGCTTGTGGGGAACCTTCAGCCCCTCCCGCCGCCAGATGCGCTCGACGCGCTTGGCGTTCACCGTCCAGCCCTCGGACCGCAGCATCGCTGTGATCCTGCGATAGCCATAGCGACCGTAGCGTGAGGCGAGCCGGATGATGTCGGCGGTCAACACCTCTTCATCGGGCCGGCCTTGCGGCTTCTTTCGCTGGGTCGAGCGATGTTGGCCGAGAACCTTGCAGGCGAAGCGCTCCGACACGCAGAACTTCGCCATGACATGATCGACGCAGCGACGGCGGCGGGAGGGGCTTAGAAGTTTCCCGAAGCAGCCTCTTTCAGGATCAGCTTCTCAAGCGTCAGGTCCGACACCGCCTTGCGCAGCCGGTCGTTCTCCTTCTCAAGTTCTTTCAGCCGCTTCACCTGGTCGCCCTTCAGGCCACCAAACTCCTTGCGCCAGCGGTAATACGTGAACTGTGTCACGCCGATCGAACGAACCGCTTCGCCAACCGAACGACCTTGCGACAGCAGAACATCGACCTGACGCAGCTTCGCGACGATCTCTTCGGGCTTATGCTTCTTCTGGGGCATTCCAACGTCCTCCAACGGCTCAATAGCCTACTTCAGGGAGGACCACTTAGCGTAATCGCAGGTGGCCCCCCTCGCCGAGAGCGAAGCGGTTCCCCAAGCTGGCGATCCAGCAACGATCGGCTCGGCCGACAAGTGACGGAGAACCATGATGCCTTCCTATGCAGCTTTGGACGTTTCCCAAGAGACGACAGCGATCTGCGTCGTCGACGATGCCGGTCGGATTCGAGCCGAGAAGAAGGTCGCAACCTGCCCCGAAGCGATCGCCACATATTTGAATCGGAAAGCGCCAGACCTCGTCCGGGTCGGGCTCGAGACGGGACCGTTGGCCGTGTGGCTTTGGAACGAACTCGCCGCACGCCGTCTTCCAATTCTGTGCATCGACGCCCGTCATGCCAACGCAGCTTTGAAGATGCGACCGGTGAAGACGGATCGCAACGACGCTGCTGGCCTGGCGCAGATCATGCGAACCGGCTGGTTTAAGCAAGTGCGCATCAAAAGCCGCGACAGCTACCAGGTTCGCTCCCTTCTGGTCGCCCGCGAGATGCTGGTGAGGATCCGGGTCAAGATCGAGAACGAGATCCGTGGTCTCTTGCGCACCTTCGGTGTTCTGTTCGGCAAGCGCGTCGGCGGGTTCACGGGACGGGCCGACGAGATCATCGCCGGCGAACTCGATGCATCCCCGGAGATGCGTCTCATTGCCGAGACATTGATGAAAGCCAGAGCCTCCATTCTCGATCAGATCAAGGTTCTGGACCGGCGACTGATGGCGATCGCCAAGGCAAACCCGACCGCGCGCCTATTCATGACCGTGCCCGGCGTTGGCGTTATCACCGCCCTGTCAGTCGCCTCCTCCTTTGACGATGCATCGCGCTTCAGTCGGTCATCGAGCGCCGGCGCCTATCTCGGCCTGACACCCCGACGATACGAGTCCGGCGAGACAAGCCGAAACGGGCGCATCTCCAAGCAGGGGAGCGTGATGACCAGGAAGCACCTCTATGAAAAGCAGCCACAACGCTTCTGACACGCAACCTACGCTTCTCGACGCTCAAAGCCTGGGGCCTGAAGCTGGCGAAGGCGTCCGGGTTCAAGAAGGCGAGGATCGCCGTAGCTCGTAAGATGGCCGTGATCCTGCACGCCATGTGGAAGACCAATACGCCATTCCGTTGGAGTCAGGAGGAGGCGGCATGAACATCGCTATGCCGTTCGACTGACTTCAAAGGATGCGTCCCCGCCGGGACGCTTGGCGAGGATCAGGCCGTCCCTGAAAATGCGGTGCCTTCGGCAACCACGAGGACCACTTCGGTCGATCCGACCATCTGACGCCAACATGCGGCGATCCACCGAGACCGACCGCGGAGAGAACCATGAACCCGGCGTTGCGCACAACCCATCAGCCAGCTTGACGAATGCGATTAGAGAACTTTTCAGGGGGCAGACCACAACTGTCCGAGCCAGCTTGCCAGCGAGACGAGGCGCGACATCATGTCGGCGAGGCTCATGATCCACAGGTCGCAGTTGGCGATATGCCCGATCTCATGCGCCAGAACCCCGGCGAGTTCTCGGCCGTCGAGCAGGTTGAGCAGCCCGTCGGTGACGCAGATGGCGCTGTCCTCGGGGCTGCCCAGGGCGAAGGCGTTCGGCAGCCGGCTCGGCACGCGATATAGCGCCGGCGCGCGCTGCAGCCCGGCCCTGCGGGCGAGCTCGGCCAGGGCCGCGACGAGACCGGGGGCATCACGACCGGTGAGCCGCTGCGCCTGATAGGCCGAGAGGAGCAGCCGGCGTGGCAGCGCGGGCGCAAACAGGAGACCCCCGACCATCGCGAGCGCCATGAGGAGACCGGTCTCGGGTCCGACGATCGCTGTCACCGCGATCCAGGCGATCGCGGCCATGAGCCCGAGCAGCAGCGCCGATTGCACGAAATTGAGCAGGCGGTGGCTGGCGGAGGCCGCGGTCATCGCGTCTCGTGGCCTCCGAGTTCGCGTCGGTCCTGATCGCGCACGAGCCAATGGACAGCGCCGAGCGCAAGCGCCGCGCCCGCGAGTGCGGCAATCTTGGATGATTCCGTCTCGCCGAGGTCCAGGATGATGAATTTGCGCGCGATGGCGAGGAGCGCGATCAGCACGATCGTGCGGACTTGGAGGATCCCGAAGCTGCGTTCGGTCGCAACAAGAAGGGAGCGCTTGAACTCGAGCGCGATCACGACGGTGAAGATCATGCCGAACACCACCTGGAAGGTGGCGTAATCGAGAGTGTCGAATGCCCCCAGAACCAGGCGGTTCACGACTTCGCGCATCAGCGCCCAGACCGACGCCACGACGATCGCCGCAATGATGACGCTGAGGACGAAGATGACAACTTGCTCGAACTTCTCGTAGAGCGTCATCGCCGACCATTGTTCACGGGTCAGCCCGGATCGTTGCAAGTCTTTCATGATTGCCTCTCGAAGGCCGCCCCGGAGAGACAAGCTCCCCGGGGCTTCTCCAGACGGTGCGATATCGCAAGGAGCGGAGGGGACGCCGCAAACCGGCGACACCCAATGTGGCAAATCAGCCGTTCTTGACCTCGATGCGCTTGACCTTCGCCTGCGCCTCGGGAGTCTGGGGCAGCTTGATCGTCAGAACCCCGTTCTTGAAGGATGCCTGCGCCTTTTCGCCATCCACACCGGGAGGGAGCGGAATTGTCCGGTAGATCGCGCCGTAGCTGCGCTCGGACAGGTAATACCCCTTTTTCTCCTCCTGGCGCTCGATCTTCTTCTCCCCCTTCACAGTCAACATGTCATCGTTGACCGTCACCTCGATGTCCTTCATCTCCATGCCCGGCAGCTCGATCGATACTTCGATCGCCTTGTCGGTCTCGACCACGTCGGATTTCGCTTCGCCGCTGCCAAAGGGCCATTCGAAATGACCGACACGGTTCCAGAAGTTCTCGAACACATGGTTCATTTCGCGCTGGAGTGTCGCGATCGGGTTGTCTTCGCTGCTCTTGGCATCTGGCGCGCCGTCCTTGCGCGCCCAGGGGATGAGGTCTTTGATCTGCATGATATGGTCTCCTTCGGTTTTCAGGCGCCCTTGACGGCGATCTTTTTCGGCTGCGCTTCAGGGGCTCGGGGGAGCGTCAGGGTGAGGACACCTCCACGCATCTCGGCTTCGATCCTGTTGGGGTCGAAGTCCTCGGAAAGCGTGAAGGCACGCTCGAAATCGCCCTCGCCATATTCGGCATAGGCAAGTTCGAGGTTTTCCGGCCGCACCGGGTCAACTTTGCCGCGGATCGTCAACACACGATTTTCGAGCGTGATCTCGACCGCATCGGCGGCGACCCCAGGCATTTCAAGCATCATGGAGACACCCTGATCGGTCTCGACGATATCGGTCAACGGGCGGTAGATGCGTCCGCCGCCGGTGGTCTCGGGCGAGTCGGTCGGCGTCTTTTCGGCGGCTTGCGTGATGTCGGTGCTCATCGTTCCAGCTCCTCTCAGGCTGCCTTGATCTCGATTTTCTTCGGCTTTTCTTCCTCGGGCCGGGAGATGACGATCCGCAATACGCCGTTCGTCATCCTCGCCTCGACCTTGTCATCCGAGGCCGCGAACGGCAGGCGGATAGTGCGGGAAAACCTGCCGAAACTGCGTTCGTTGCGGTGCCAGCGCGCACCGTCGGGAACCTCGGGCGCCTTGCGTTCGCCCGAAAGCGTCAGGACGTTGTCCTTAACCGAAATCTCAATGTCGCCCGGTTCGATGCCGGGAAGTTCAGCGGCGATGGCAACGGCCTCAGGGCCTTGCCAGACATTCACCGCCGGGAACGCCGCGCGGGCCGGCGGCCAGAAACCGCGGTCGAGATCGCGCATCATGGAGCGCATCAGCGCAAAGGGATCGCTGCGGCGCAGATATGTCGGGTAGAGCATTACTGGCCTCCTGTTGCTGATCGATGCCCCCGAACCGTCGGCATGGAGGGACCGGGCAACGGTGCCGGCCGGATGTGGGTTCGGAGACCGCCCATCAAGATAGGCGGTTCCATTTATTATGCAAGCATATATGATGCGTGCATTGCACTTTGGATGGAGTGCGGTCTATCCTATGTCTCATGCAACCGGAGGAAGGATACCTATGATCTCTTCGGACATCGCGCTGATCGGGACGACGATCCACCGGGTCGCGCAGCTCATCCAGCAGCGGATCGACCAAGACATCCGCGACAGCGGGCTGACCCGCCTGTCCTGGATGGCGGCGGCGCATGTCGAGGATGCGCCCGGGCTGACCATCGGCGATCTGGCCGACCGACTTGAGGTCGGCCCGGCCACTGCGGGCCAGCTCGTCGATCGCATGGTCCGGGGCGGCTGGGTCGAGCGGTCGCCCTCGCTCGACGACAGGCGGTCGCAGATCGTCACCGCAACGTCGAAGGCCCGGGCGATGCTGGAGGAACTCGCGCCGCGGCAATCGGCGCTCGAACATGAAATCCTGCAGGATCTGTCGGCAGACGAAAGGCGCATCCTGCTGGCGCTGCTCGAGCGGATCAGGGCGCGGCTCGGGCGCCAGTGAAAGGGACAAGCGGCATGGAAAGGAAGACCGAATATAACATCTGGTACTGGGTGGTGGCTTTCATAGCCGTGCTTTTCATCCAGAACCTGATCGCCGGCTGGCAATCCGTCGCACCGATCAGCTACAGCCAGTTCGAGAGCTATCTCGAGGATGGCAGGGTCGCGTCCGTCGCGGTCGGCGCGGACACCATCACCGGCACCTTCACCGACCCCGTCGACGGCAAGAGCCAGTTCGTCACCACGGTCGTGGATCCCGCGATCCTGCAGCGGATCGACCGCTCCGGCGTCGAGATCACGGGCGTTCCTCAGAACACCTTTCTCGGCACGCTGATTTCCTGGGTGGCGCCAGCGCTTGTCTTCTTCGGAATCTGGATGCTGCTGTTCCGTAAGTTCGCCGACAAACAGGGTTTCGGCGGGTTCATGCAGGTCGGCCGCAGCAAGGCCAAGGTTTACATGGAAAAAGAAACCGGCGTCAGCTTCGCCGACGTGGCCGGTGTGGACGAGGCCAAGGCCGAGCTCGAGGAGGTCGTAGAGTTCCTCAGGAACCCCGCCGAATACGGAAAGCTGGGCGCACATATCCCCAAAGGCATATTGCTTGTCGGGCCGCCGGGCACCGGCAAGACGCTTCTAGCGCGCGCAGTGGCAGGCGAGGCCGGCGTGACCTTCTTTTCGATCTCGGGCTCCGAGTTCGTCGAGATGTTCGTGGGCGTCGGTGCCGCGCGGGTGCGCGACCTCTTCGAGCAGGCTCGGAAATCCGCGCCGGCGATCATCTTCATCGACGAACTCGACGCTCTCGGGCGGGCGCGCTCCTCCGGCCAGATCGCTGGCGGCCACGATGAGCGTGAGCAGACGCTGAACCAGCTTCTGACCGAGCTCGACGGCTTCGACCCTTCGGTGGGCATCGTGCTCCTGGCCGCCACCAACCGACCAGAGATCCTCGACCCCGCGCTGCTGCGTGCGGGACGCTTCGACCGGCAGGTGCTGGTGGATCGGCCGGATAAGAAGGGACGTGTGCAGATTCTCGGCGTTCACATGAAAAAGGTGAAGCTCGCCCCGGACGTCGATGCCGAGAAGGTCGCAGCGCTTACTCCCGGCTTTTCCGGGGCCGACCTCGCCAATCTCGTCAACGAGGCAGCATTGCTCGCCACGCGCCGCAAGGCTGATGCGGTGACGATGGACGACTTCAACAATGCCGTCGAGCGCATCATCGCAGGGTTGGAAAAGAAGAACCGCGTGCTCAATCCGCGCGAACGCGAGATCGTGGCGCACCACGAGATGGGGCACGCGCTGGTCGCGATGGCTCTGCCGGGGGTGGATCCGGTGCACAAGGTCTCGATCATACCGCGCGGCATCGGCGCGCTCGGCTACACCATCCAGCGGCCGACCGAGGACCGCTTCCTGATGACCCGCGAGGAGCTGGAGAACAAGATCGCCGTGCTGCTGGGCGGGCGCGCGGCCGAGAAGATCGTCTACGACCACCTCTCGACCGGGGCGGCCGACGATCTGGTCAAGGCCACCGATATCGCCCGCGCCATGGTCGCGCGGTACGGGATGGACGAAGACCTCGGGCATGTCAGCTACGACACCGATCGGCCCGGCTTTCTCGGCACCGGTGACCAGTCGTCGTGGCTGAACCGCCGCTACGGCGAGGCCACTGCCGAGCGGATGGACGCGAAGGTGCGCGACATCGTGGATGGCGTGTTCAAGCGCACCCTCTCGCTTCTCGAAGCCAACCGGGCGCTGCTCGAGCAATCGGCGCAGGATCTCCTGCAACGGGAGACACTGGACGAGCCCGATCTGGTGGCAATTGGGGCCAAGGTGAAAAGAACGGAAGCGGTCGCTGCGTAACACTGTCACTGGCGCAGATGATCGGCGGACAACCCTGACTGGATAAAGAAACGGAGAAGACGAATGGCAAACGGAGCTTGCGATATTTGCGGTCGCCCGGCGACGGCGCGCGTGCGCGCCTCGGTGAACGGCAGGGTTCAGAACATGGAGCTGTGCGATCAGCACTACAGCGAAATGGTGCGCCGGTCGGGCCGCAGCGCATCGCCGCTGGAGTCCCTGTTCGGACGACATTCCCTTTTTGACGAATTCTTCGGCGATAGCGGGTTCGGCAGCCTGTTCAGCGACAGCCCGCTGCGGGGTGGCGCACTGGGCGCCACGGGCGCGGGTGAGGACGACGTCGTGGATGCCACCTTCGGGGAGGAAGCGCCGCGCCGCGGATCGCGGCGCGGCGGCGGACGCACCATCGCCGATCGGCTGAGCGAACAGGGCAACAAACTATTGCAGGATGCCGCACAGAAGGCTGGAGAATTCGGGCGCAGCGAGGTCGATACCGAACATCTGCTTCTGGCACTGACCTCGTCCGACGTCGTCAAAACGATCCTGGAACAGTTCAAGGTCGATGTGGACGACCTGCGGCGCCAGGTTGAGAAGGAAGCGAAGCGTGGAGAGGCCAGGACGGAGGGCGAAATCGGCGTCAGTCCTCGCCTGAAGGACGCGCTGA
Protein-coding regions in this window:
- a CDS encoding M48 family metalloprotease translates to MTAASASHRLLNFVQSALLLGLMAAIAWIAVTAIVGPETGLLMALAMVGGLLFAPALPRRLLLSAYQAQRLTGRDAPGLVAALAELARRAGLQRAPALYRVPSRLPNAFALGSPEDSAICVTDGLLNLLDGRELAGVLAHEIGHIANCDLWIMSLADMMSRLVSLASWLGQLWSAP
- a CDS encoding phosphate-starvation-inducible PsiE family protein encodes the protein MTLYEKFEQVVIFVLSVIIAAIVVASVWALMREVVNRLVLGAFDTLDYATFQVVFGMIFTVVIALEFKRSLLVATERSFGILQVRTIVLIALLAIARKFIILDLGETESSKIAALAGAALALGAVHWLVRDQDRRELGGHETR
- a CDS encoding Hsp20/alpha crystallin family protein; translated protein: MSTDITQAAEKTPTDSPETTGGGRIYRPLTDIVETDQGVSMMLEMPGVAADAVEITLENRVLTIRGKVDPVRPENLELAYAEYGEGDFERAFTLSEDFDPNRIEAEMRGGVLTLTLPRAPEAQPKKIAVKGA
- a CDS encoding IS110 family transposase; this translates as MPSYAALDVSQETTAICVVDDAGRIRAEKKVATCPEAIATYLNRKAPDLVRVGLETGPLAVWLWNELAARRLPILCIDARHANAALKMRPVKTDRNDAAGLAQIMRTGWFKQVRIKSRDSYQVRSLLVAREMLVRIRVKIENEIRGLLRTFGVLFGKRVGGFTGRADEIIAGELDASPEMRLIAETLMKARASILDQIKVLDRRLMAIAKANPTARLFMTVPGVGVITALSVASSFDDASRFSRSSSAGAYLGLTPRRYESGETSRNGRISKQGSVMTRKHLYEKQPQRF
- a CDS encoding MarR family winged helix-turn-helix transcriptional regulator translates to MISSDIALIGTTIHRVAQLIQQRIDQDIRDSGLTRLSWMAAAHVEDAPGLTIGDLADRLEVGPATAGQLVDRMVRGGWVERSPSLDDRRSQIVTATSKARAMLEELAPRQSALEHEILQDLSADERRILLALLERIRARLGRQ
- the ftsH gene encoding ATP-dependent zinc metalloprotease FtsH, yielding MERKTEYNIWYWVVAFIAVLFIQNLIAGWQSVAPISYSQFESYLEDGRVASVAVGADTITGTFTDPVDGKSQFVTTVVDPAILQRIDRSGVEITGVPQNTFLGTLISWVAPALVFFGIWMLLFRKFADKQGFGGFMQVGRSKAKVYMEKETGVSFADVAGVDEAKAELEEVVEFLRNPAEYGKLGAHIPKGILLVGPPGTGKTLLARAVAGEAGVTFFSISGSEFVEMFVGVGAARVRDLFEQARKSAPAIIFIDELDALGRARSSGQIAGGHDEREQTLNQLLTELDGFDPSVGIVLLAATNRPEILDPALLRAGRFDRQVLVDRPDKKGRVQILGVHMKKVKLAPDVDAEKVAALTPGFSGADLANLVNEAALLATRRKADAVTMDDFNNAVERIIAGLEKKNRVLNPREREIVAHHEMGHALVAMALPGVDPVHKVSIIPRGIGALGYTIQRPTEDRFLMTREELENKIAVLLGGRAAEKIVYDHLSTGAADDLVKATDIARAMVARYGMDEDLGHVSYDTDRPGFLGTGDQSSWLNRRYGEATAERMDAKVRDIVDGVFKRTLSLLEANRALLEQSAQDLLQRETLDEPDLVAIGAKVKRTEAVAA
- a CDS encoding Hsp20/alpha crystallin family protein is translated as MLYPTYLRRSDPFALMRSMMRDLDRGFWPPARAAFPAVNVWQGPEAVAIAAELPGIEPGDIEISVKDNVLTLSGERKAPEVPDGARWHRNERSFGRFSRTIRLPFAASDDKVEARMTNGVLRIVISRPEEEKPKKIEIKAA
- a CDS encoding Hsp20/alpha crystallin family protein translates to MQIKDLIPWARKDGAPDAKSSEDNPIATLQREMNHVFENFWNRVGHFEWPFGSGEAKSDVVETDKAIEVSIELPGMEMKDIEVTVNDDMLTVKGEKKIERQEEKKGYYLSERSYGAIYRTIPLPPGVDGEKAQASFKNGVLTIKLPQTPEAQAKVKRIEVKNG